A genomic region of Pseudomonas sp. RSB 5.4 contains the following coding sequences:
- a CDS encoding EscU/YscU/HrcU family type III secretion system export apparatus switch protein, translated as MNDSTAPRQAIALKYDGNHAPTLTAKGDEELAEEILRIARDCEVPIYENAELVRLLARMELGDSIPEELYRTIAEIIAFAWNLKGKFPEGQDPDAPMVEKDVTERGDDY; from the coding sequence ATGAACGATTCCACTGCTCCACGCCAGGCCATCGCCCTCAAATACGACGGCAACCACGCCCCGACCCTCACCGCCAAGGGCGACGAGGAACTGGCCGAAGAAATCCTGCGCATCGCCCGTGACTGTGAAGTGCCGATCTATGAAAACGCCGAGCTGGTGCGGCTGCTGGCGCGCATGGAACTGGGCGACAGCATCCCCGAGGAGCTGTACCGCACGATTGCCGAGATCATCGCGTTTGCGTGGAATCTGAAGGGGAAATTCCCCGAGGGACAGGACCCGGATGCGCCGATGGTCGAGAAGGACGTTACCGAACGCGGGGATGATTACTGA
- a CDS encoding flagellar hook-length control protein FliK, whose product MTGEMNILPLPPTTPANTRPLVMSGELLKLLTPVEGLIGAGQSAQAEVLSLKQADQTFQLLLKVTVDGGRQTTVQATSTLPLPTGTNLAVTQPSAGNLAITVQQAIASSVAALTRIDTAQLPVGTLLQGKVLTSQTLPQVPGQPTVYRSLVSLLNTAQSGATLDIDSPTPLRIGTLLSALVEDSQTLKFVPLSSRQEQLAVSQQLLGQQSRQGSLDGLLNALQNLPADDDQTSQDLRTAVTRLLANLPDVQQMSTAKGVALALAGSGAFLEAKLLTGQNPALAPDMKADLLKLIAQLSPGAPGNASFNAIIAANTLAQALPSFVRNALGTLGQVSAKPLPSSFPLPDRLLQSLDGEGDLEHLLRLAAAAVSRLQSHQLSSLEQTGVTDDGRLLSTWQLEIPMRNLQDIVPLQVKFQREEAPEREPQPNERRDEREPKQQLWRVDLAFDMEPLGPMQIQAQLIAGSLSSQLWAERPYTADLIETNLFALRQRLLDRGLNVGDLDCHLGTPPQGNHTRLEHRWVDETA is encoded by the coding sequence ATGACAGGTGAAATGAACATCCTCCCGCTCCCGCCCACCACCCCGGCGAACACGCGTCCGCTGGTGATGAGCGGTGAGTTGCTCAAGCTGTTGACCCCGGTCGAAGGCTTGATCGGCGCCGGGCAAAGCGCCCAGGCCGAGGTGTTGTCACTCAAGCAGGCGGATCAGACCTTTCAACTGCTGCTCAAGGTCACCGTCGACGGTGGCCGGCAGACCACCGTGCAGGCCACCAGCACCCTGCCGCTGCCGACCGGGACCAACCTGGCGGTCACTCAGCCATCGGCGGGCAATCTGGCGATCACCGTGCAACAGGCGATTGCCAGCAGCGTCGCCGCCCTCACCCGCATCGATACGGCGCAGTTGCCGGTGGGCACGCTGCTGCAAGGCAAGGTGCTGACCTCGCAGACACTGCCGCAAGTGCCGGGACAGCCGACGGTGTACCGCTCGCTGGTGAGCCTGCTCAACACCGCGCAGAGCGGTGCCACGCTGGACATCGACAGCCCGACGCCGCTGCGCATCGGCACTCTGCTCTCGGCACTGGTCGAAGACTCGCAAACCCTCAAGTTCGTGCCACTGAGCAGCCGTCAGGAGCAATTGGCGGTGAGCCAGCAACTGCTCGGCCAACAGAGCCGCCAAGGTTCGCTGGACGGTTTGCTCAACGCCTTGCAGAACCTGCCGGCCGACGACGATCAGACTTCGCAGGATCTGCGCACCGCCGTTACGCGCCTGCTCGCCAACCTGCCCGACGTGCAGCAGATGAGCACTGCCAAAGGCGTCGCCCTGGCCCTGGCCGGCAGCGGCGCCTTCCTCGAAGCCAAATTGCTGACCGGACAGAATCCGGCGCTGGCCCCGGACATGAAAGCCGATCTGCTCAAGTTGATCGCGCAACTGTCTCCGGGTGCGCCGGGCAATGCCAGTTTCAACGCGATCATCGCCGCCAACACCCTGGCGCAAGCGCTGCCGAGTTTCGTGCGCAACGCCCTCGGCACCCTCGGCCAGGTCAGCGCCAAACCGCTGCCGAGCAGTTTCCCGCTGCCCGACCGTCTGCTGCAAAGCCTCGACGGCGAAGGCGATCTTGAGCATCTGCTGCGCCTCGCTGCAGCCGCCGTGTCGCGCCTGCAAAGCCATCAGCTGTCGAGCCTGGAACAGACCGGTGTCACCGATGACGGCCGTCTGCTCAGCACCTGGCAGCTGGAAATCCCCATGCGCAACCTGCAGGACATCGTGCCGTTGCAGGTCAAGTTTCAGCGCGAAGAAGCGCCGGAAAGAGAACCGCAACCCAACGAACGCCGCGACGAGCGCGAACCCAAACAGCAGCTGTGGCGCGTCGATCTGGCCTTTGACATGGAACCGCTGGGACCGATGCAGATTCAGGCGCAGTTGATTGCCGGCAGCCTGTCGAGCCAGCTCTGGGCCGAACGCCCATACACCGCCGACCTGATCGAAACCAATCTGTTCGCGCTGCGCCAACGCCTGCTCGATCGCGGGCTGAACGTCGGCGATCTCGACTGCCACCTCGGCACCCCGCCGCAAGGCAACCACACCCGCCTCGAACACCGCTGGGTCGACGAAACCGCATGA
- the ccmA gene encoding cytochrome c biogenesis heme-transporting ATPase CcmA, which yields MTSPVLQTVALACERDLRLLFENLELRLASGDMVQISGPNGSGKTSLLRLLSGLMQPTSGQVLLNGQPLTAQPSELARNLLWIGHAAGIKDLLTPEENLSWLCALHRPAEREAIWQALAAVGLRGFEDVPCHTLSAGQQRRVALARLYLDSPPLWILDEPFTALDKQGVAQLEEHLAGHCERGGLVVLTTHHTLSRMPAGYRDIDLGNWAV from the coding sequence TTGACCAGCCCTGTCCTGCAAACCGTTGCCCTTGCCTGTGAGCGAGACCTGCGGCTGCTCTTCGAAAATCTCGAATTGCGACTGGCCAGTGGCGATATGGTGCAGATCAGCGGCCCCAACGGCAGCGGCAAGACCAGTCTGCTGCGCCTGTTGTCCGGGTTGATGCAGCCGACCAGCGGTCAGGTGCTGCTCAACGGCCAGCCTCTGACCGCACAGCCGAGCGAACTGGCGCGCAACCTGTTGTGGATCGGCCACGCCGCCGGAATCAAGGACCTGCTGACCCCCGAAGAGAACCTGTCCTGGCTCTGCGCCCTGCATCGGCCGGCCGAACGCGAGGCGATCTGGCAGGCATTGGCTGCCGTAGGATTGCGCGGTTTCGAAGATGTTCCCTGCCACACCCTGTCTGCCGGTCAGCAACGCCGCGTGGCACTGGCGCGGTTGTATCTGGACAGCCCGCCGCTGTGGATTCTCGACGAGCCATTCACCGCGCTCGACAAACAGGGGGTGGCGCAACTTGAAGAACACCTGGCCGGCCACTGCGAACGCGGCGGTCTGGTGGTGTTGACCACGCACCACACACTGAGCCGGATGCCGGCCGGTTATCGCGATATCGATCTGGGGAACTGGGCAGTATGA
- the ccmB gene encoding heme exporter protein CcmB yields MSVFGLLVARESRLLFRRPAELANPLIFFAIVIALFPLAVGPETQVLQNLSPGLVWVAALLSVLLSLDGLFRSDFEDGSLEQWVLSPHPLPLLVLAKVLAHWLFSGLALVLLSPLLALMLGLPVACLPVLLLSLLLGTPVLSLLGAVGAALTVGLKRGGLLLALLILPLYIPVLILGSGALQAALQGMPATGYLLWLGSLTALAITLTPFAIAAGLKISVGE; encoded by the coding sequence ATGAGTGTGTTCGGCCTGCTGGTTGCCCGTGAGTCCCGTCTGCTGTTTCGTCGCCCGGCGGAACTGGCCAATCCGCTGATTTTCTTCGCCATTGTCATCGCTTTGTTCCCGCTGGCCGTCGGCCCGGAAACTCAAGTCTTGCAAAACCTGTCCCCGGGGTTAGTCTGGGTGGCCGCGCTGTTGTCGGTCCTGCTCTCGCTGGACGGACTGTTTCGCAGTGATTTCGAAGATGGCTCCCTGGAACAGTGGGTCCTTTCGCCGCATCCGCTGCCCCTATTGGTGCTGGCCAAGGTGCTGGCACACTGGTTGTTCTCGGGACTGGCACTGGTTCTGCTCTCGCCGTTGCTGGCGTTGATGCTCGGTTTGCCGGTCGCCTGTCTGCCGGTGTTGCTGTTGTCGTTGCTGCTGGGTACACCGGTGTTGAGCTTGCTCGGCGCGGTGGGCGCGGCGCTGACGGTCGGTTTGAAACGTGGCGGCCTGTTGCTGGCGTTGTTGATTCTGCCGTTGTACATCCCGGTGTTGATCCTTGGCAGTGGCGCCTTGCAGGCCGCCTTGCAAGGCATGCCGGCGACCGGGTATCTGCTGTGGCTGGGTAGCCTGACCGCCCTGGCGATCACCCTGACACCTTTTGCAATAGCTGCTGGCCTGAAGATCAGCGTCGGCGAATAA
- a CDS encoding heme ABC transporter permease: MNWTWFHKLGSPKWFYGISSRFLPWLSIAALLLISVGVVWGLAFAPPDYQQGNSFRIIYIHVPAAMLAQSIYVMLAVCGVVGLVWKMKLADVALQCAAPIGAWMTAVALVTGAIWGKPTWGSWWVWDARLTSMLILLFLYFGVIALGNAISNRDSAAKACAVLAIVGVINIPIIKYSVEWWNTLHQGATFTLTEKPAMPAEMWLPLLLTVLGFYCFFGAVLLLRMRLEVLKREARASWVKEEVQNSLEAAR; encoded by the coding sequence ATGAACTGGACCTGGTTTCACAAGCTCGGCTCGCCCAAGTGGTTCTACGGCATCAGCAGCCGGTTTCTGCCGTGGCTGAGCATTGCCGCGTTGCTGTTGATCAGCGTTGGCGTCGTCTGGGGCCTGGCCTTCGCGCCGCCGGATTATCAGCAGGGCAACAGCTTCCGCATCATCTACATCCACGTGCCGGCGGCGATGCTCGCGCAGTCGATCTACGTGATGCTGGCGGTGTGCGGCGTGGTCGGGCTGGTGTGGAAGATGAAACTGGCTGACGTCGCGCTGCAATGCGCCGCGCCGATCGGCGCATGGATGACCGCGGTGGCGCTGGTTACCGGGGCGATCTGGGGCAAGCCGACCTGGGGTTCGTGGTGGGTCTGGGATGCGCGGCTGACGTCGATGCTGATTCTGCTGTTCCTGTATTTCGGGGTGATCGCGCTGGGCAATGCCATCAGCAACCGTGACAGCGCCGCCAAGGCCTGCGCGGTACTGGCGATCGTCGGGGTGATCAACATTCCGATCATCAAATACTCGGTGGAGTGGTGGAACACCCTGCACCAGGGCGCGACCTTCACCCTCACTGAGAAACCTGCGATGCCCGCGGAAATGTGGCTGCCGCTGCTGCTGACGGTGCTGGGGTTCTATTGCTTCTTCGGTGCGGTGCTGTTGCTGCGTATGCGCCTTGAAGTGCTCAAGCGCGAAGCTCGCGCCAGTTGGGTGAAAGAAGAAGTGCAGAACAGTCTGGAGGCTGCGCGATGA
- the ccmD gene encoding heme exporter protein CcmD: MSFASFGDFLAMGHHGLYVWSAYGICLAVLILNVVAPIAARKRYLQQEARRLRRENGK; the protein is encoded by the coding sequence ATGAGTTTCGCTTCATTCGGCGACTTCCTCGCCATGGGCCATCACGGCCTATACGTCTGGTCGGCCTACGGCATCTGTCTGGCGGTGCTGATCCTCAACGTGGTCGCACCGATTGCGGCCCGCAAGCGCTATCTGCAACAAGAGGCGCGTCGTCTGCGCCGGGAGAACGGCAAGTGA
- the ccmE gene encoding cytochrome c maturation protein CcmE: MNPLRKKRLIIILAILVGVGAAVGLALSALQENINLFYTPTQIANGEAPHDTRIRAGGMVEKGSLQRSPDSLDVKFIVTDFNKSVTITYRGILPDLFREGQGIVALGKLNADGVVVADEVLAKHDEKYMPPEVTKALKDSGQSAPTQAKEG, from the coding sequence GTGAATCCGCTGCGCAAAAAACGTCTGATCATCATTCTGGCGATTCTGGTCGGGGTCGGCGCTGCCGTCGGCCTGGCTCTCAGCGCCCTGCAGGAAAACATCAACCTGTTTTACACGCCGACCCAGATCGCCAACGGCGAAGCCCCGCACGACACGCGCATCCGCGCCGGCGGCATGGTCGAGAAGGGTTCGCTGCAACGCTCGCCGGACTCGCTGGACGTCAAGTTCATCGTGACCGACTTCAACAAATCCGTGACCATCACTTACCGCGGCATCCTCCCGGATCTGTTCCGCGAAGGGCAGGGCATCGTCGCCCTGGGCAAACTCAACGCGGACGGCGTAGTGGTGGCCGATGAAGTGCTGGCCAAGCACGATGAGAAGTACATGCCGCCGGAAGTGACCAAAGCGTTGAAAGACAGTGGTCAATCGGCACCGACCCAAGCGAAGGAGGGTTGA
- a CDS encoding heme lyase CcmF/NrfE family subunit: MTSALFIPELGHLAMILALCFALVQAVVPLLGAWRGDRLWMSLAQPAAWGQFAFLVFAFGALTYAFMTDDFSVAYVAMNSNSALPWYYKFSAVWGAHEGSLLLWALILGGWTFAVSVFSRQLPQVMLARVLAVMGMISTGFLLFLILTSNPFSRILPQIPADGRDLNPLLQDIGLIVHPPMLYMGYVGFSVAFAFAIAALLGGRLDAAWARWSRPWTIVAWAFLGIGITLGSWWAYYELGWGGWWFWDPVENASFMPWLVGTALIHSLAVTEKRGVFKSWTVLLAIAAFSLSLLGTFLVRSGVLTSVHAFASDPERGVFILIFLLFVVGGSLTLFALRAPVVKSQVGFNLWSRETLLLGNNLVLVVAASMILLGTLYPLILDALSGAKLSVGPPYFNALFIPLMALLMLVMAVGVIVRWKDTPVKWLANMLTPVLLGSVALAVVAGIAYGDFNWAVIATFLLAAWVLLAGVRDIFDKTRHKGLIKGLPTLTRSYWGMQIAHLGIAVCALGVVLSSQNSAERDLRLAPGESMDLAGYHFIFEGAKHFEGPNFTSDKGTIRVIRDGKEVSVLHPEKRLYTVQSSMMTEAGIDAGFTRDLYVALGEPLENGAWAVRVHVKPFVRWIWFGGLLTGLGGLLAALDRRYRVKVKAKVREALGLQGAAA, translated from the coding sequence ATGACTTCTGCACTGTTTATTCCTGAACTCGGTCACCTGGCGATGATTCTGGCGCTGTGTTTCGCGCTGGTGCAGGCCGTGGTGCCGTTGCTCGGTGCCTGGCGTGGCGACCGTCTGTGGATGAGCCTCGCCCAGCCGGCGGCATGGGGCCAGTTCGCGTTCCTGGTGTTTGCCTTTGGCGCGCTGACTTACGCGTTCATGACCGACGATTTCTCGGTTGCCTACGTGGCGATGAACTCCAACAGCGCCTTGCCGTGGTACTACAAGTTCAGCGCGGTATGGGGCGCCCACGAAGGTTCGCTGTTGCTGTGGGCGTTGATCCTCGGTGGCTGGACCTTCGCCGTGTCGGTGTTCTCCCGTCAGTTGCCGCAAGTCATGCTCGCCCGGGTGCTGGCGGTGATGGGCATGATCAGCACCGGTTTCCTGTTGTTTCTGATCCTCACCTCCAACCCGTTCTCGCGGATCCTGCCGCAGATTCCGGCGGATGGTCGTGACCTCAATCCGCTGCTGCAAGACATCGGCCTGATTGTGCATCCGCCGATGCTCTACATGGGTTACGTCGGCTTCTCGGTGGCGTTCGCCTTCGCCATCGCTGCACTGCTGGGTGGTCGTCTCGACGCCGCGTGGGCACGCTGGTCGCGGCCGTGGACGATCGTCGCCTGGGCCTTCCTCGGCATCGGTATCACCCTCGGTTCGTGGTGGGCTTACTACGAACTCGGCTGGGGCGGCTGGTGGTTCTGGGACCCGGTGGAAAACGCCTCGTTCATGCCATGGCTGGTCGGCACCGCGTTGATTCACTCACTGGCGGTCACGGAAAAGCGTGGCGTGTTCAAGAGCTGGACGGTGTTGCTGGCGATTGCCGCGTTCTCGCTGAGCCTGCTCGGCACGTTCCTCGTGCGTTCCGGCGTGCTGACTTCGGTGCACGCGTTTGCCTCCGATCCTGAGCGCGGTGTGTTCATCCTGATCTTCCTGCTGTTCGTGGTCGGCGGTTCGCTGACGCTGTTTGCGTTGCGCGCACCCGTGGTCAAGAGCCAGGTCGGCTTCAACCTGTGGTCGCGGGAAACCCTGCTGCTGGGCAACAACCTGGTGCTGGTGGTGGCGGCGTCGATGATTCTGCTCGGCACACTCTATCCGCTGATTCTCGATGCCTTGAGCGGCGCCAAACTGTCGGTCGGCCCGCCGTACTTCAACGCGTTGTTCATCCCGTTGATGGCGTTGTTGATGCTGGTGATGGCGGTCGGCGTGATCGTGCGCTGGAAGGACACCCCGGTGAAGTGGCTGGCGAACATGCTGACCCCGGTGCTGCTCGGCAGCGTCGCATTGGCGGTGGTGGCCGGTATCGCTTACGGCGATTTCAACTGGGCGGTGATCGCGACGTTCCTGCTCGCCGCGTGGGTGTTGCTCGCCGGTGTGCGCGACATCTTCGACAAGACTCGCCACAAGGGCCTGATCAAAGGCCTGCCAACCCTGACCCGCAGCTACTGGGGCATGCAGATCGCTCACCTCGGCATCGCCGTATGCGCCCTCGGTGTGGTGCTGTCGAGTCAGAACAGTGCCGAACGCGACCTGCGTCTGGCGCCGGGCGAGTCGATGGATCTGGCCGGTTATCACTTCATCTTCGAAGGCGCCAAGCACTTCGAGGGGCCGAACTTCACCTCCGACAAGGGCACCATCCGGGTGATCCGCGACGGCAAGGAAGTCAGCGTGCTGCACCCGGAAAAACGCCTGTACACCGTGCAGAGTTCGATGATGACCGAGGCCGGGATCGACGCCGGTTTCACTCGCGATCTCTACGTTGCACTGGGCGAGCCGCTGGAAAACGGCGCGTGGGCGGTGCGGGTTCACGTCAAACCGTTCGTGCGCTGGATCTGGTTCGGCGGTCTGCTGACCGGTCTGGGCGGATTGCTGGCGGCGCTGGATCGGCGTTATCGAGTCAAGGTCAAAGCCAAGGTGCGTGAAGCCCTCGGCCTGCAAGGAGCGGCTGCATGA
- a CDS encoding DsbE family thiol:disulfide interchange protein, which produces MRRWLMLVPLAIFLLVAVFLYRGLYLDPAELPSAMINKPFPEFSLPSVQGDKTLTKADILGKPALVNVWGTWCISCRVEHPVLNKLAERGVVIYGINYKDTNADALKWLAEFHNPYLLDIRDDEGSLGLNLGVYGAPETFFIDAKGIIRDKYVGVIDEQVWREKLAAKYQALVDEAKP; this is translated from the coding sequence ATGAGACGTTGGTTAATGCTGGTACCCCTGGCGATTTTCCTGCTGGTGGCAGTGTTTCTGTATCGGGGTCTGTACCTCGATCCGGCGGAGCTGCCGTCGGCGATGATCAACAAGCCCTTCCCGGAATTCAGCCTGCCGAGCGTGCAGGGCGACAAGACCCTGACCAAGGCTGACATTCTCGGCAAACCGGCGCTGGTCAACGTCTGGGGCACCTGGTGCATTTCCTGCCGGGTCGAGCACCCGGTGCTGAACAAACTGGCCGAGCGCGGTGTGGTGATCTACGGCATCAACTACAAGGACACCAACGCCGATGCGTTGAAGTGGCTGGCCGAATTCCACAACCCGTACCTGCTGGATATCCGTGACGACGAAGGCTCGCTGGGCCTGAACCTCGGCGTGTACGGCGCGCCGGAAACCTTCTTCATCGACGCCAAGGGCATCATCCGCGACAAGTACGTCGGGGTGATCGACGAGCAGGTCTGGCGCGAAAAACTCGCGGCCAAGTATCAGGCGCTGGTCGATGAGGCCAAGCCATGA
- a CDS encoding cytochrome c-type biogenesis protein, with protein sequence MKRFLAAVVLGLSLAGVAHAAIDTYEFAKEGDRERFRELTKELRCPKCQNQDIADSNAPIAADLRKEIFRMLGEGKDNQQIIDFMVDRYGDFVRYKPALNAKTALLWFGPAGLLFGGLVVIAVIVRRRRAQRTETPPSLSTEERQRLDQLLDKNQE encoded by the coding sequence ATGAAGCGCTTTCTTGCTGCGGTGGTATTGGGCCTGAGTCTGGCCGGCGTGGCGCATGCCGCCATCGACACTTACGAGTTCGCCAAGGAAGGTGATCGCGAGCGTTTCCGCGAGTTGACCAAGGAACTGCGCTGCCCCAAGTGCCAGAACCAGGATATTGCCGACTCCAACGCGCCGATTGCCGCCGACCTGCGCAAAGAGATTTTCCGCATGCTCGGCGAGGGCAAAGACAATCAGCAGATCATCGATTTCATGGTCGATCGCTACGGTGATTTCGTCCGTTACAAACCGGCGCTCAATGCCAAGACTGCACTGCTGTGGTTCGGCCCGGCTGGCCTGTTGTTCGGCGGTCTGGTGGTGATCGCAGTGATCGTTCGCCGGCGCCGCGCACAGCGCACCGAGACCCCGCCATCGCTGTCCACCGAAGAGCGTCAGCGCCTCGACCAACTGTTGGATAAAAACCAAGAATGA
- the ccmI gene encoding c-type cytochrome biogenesis protein CcmI: MIDFWLAAGLLLLVALSFLLIPVLRGRRAQREEDRTALNVALYQERVAELQAQQAEGVLDAAQMDSGRAEAARELLADTEGVAAPRVSKLGKPLPLLAAVLVPVLGLGLYLHFGAADKVELTREFAQAPQSMEEMTRRLERAVAAQPDSAEGLYFLGRTYMAQERPADAAKMFERAANLAGRQPELLGQWAQAQYFADGKKWSDKIQALTDEALKADPKEVTSLGLLGIAAFEGERYQQAIDYWSRLLAQLPADDNSRAALQGGIERATERLQASGGKVAATPAAKVAALLKVRVDLASELKGKVQPGDSVFIFARAVSGPPAPLAAKRLTVADLPVTVELGDADAMMPQLKLSNFPEVQLVARISRAGQPTAGEWVGRSGPLASNTTAPQTLTIDSPDQ, from the coding sequence ATGATTGATTTCTGGCTTGCCGCAGGGCTGTTGCTTCTGGTCGCCCTGAGTTTTCTGCTGATTCCGGTTTTGCGTGGCCGTCGCGCCCAGCGTGAAGAGGATCGAACTGCCCTGAACGTGGCGCTGTATCAGGAGCGCGTGGCCGAGCTGCAAGCGCAGCAGGCTGAAGGCGTACTCGATGCGGCGCAAATGGACAGCGGCCGTGCCGAAGCGGCGCGTGAGCTGCTCGCCGATACCGAAGGCGTTGCCGCACCGCGTGTGTCGAAACTGGGCAAGCCGTTGCCGCTGCTGGCAGCGGTGCTGGTGCCGGTATTGGGGCTGGGGCTGTATCTGCATTTCGGTGCTGCCGACAAAGTCGAGCTGACCCGCGAATTCGCCCAGGCGCCGCAGTCGATGGAAGAGATGACCCGACGGCTGGAGCGTGCTGTTGCGGCGCAGCCGGATTCGGCGGAAGGCCTGTACTTCCTCGGGCGCACCTACATGGCCCAGGAACGTCCGGCGGATGCGGCGAAGATGTTCGAGCGCGCCGCCAACCTGGCCGGTCGCCAGCCGGAGCTGCTCGGCCAGTGGGCGCAGGCGCAATACTTTGCTGACGGCAAGAAGTGGTCGGACAAGATCCAGGCCCTGACCGATGAAGCGCTGAAAGCCGATCCGAAAGAAGTCACCAGCCTCGGTCTGCTCGGCATCGCCGCGTTCGAGGGTGAGCGTTATCAGCAGGCAATCGACTACTGGAGCCGCCTGCTGGCGCAACTGCCGGCGGACGACAACTCCCGTGCTGCGCTGCAAGGCGGGATCGAGCGCGCCACCGAGCGCCTGCAAGCCAGCGGCGGTAAAGTCGCCGCCACGCCGGCTGCCAAGGTTGCCGCACTGCTCAAGGTGCGCGTCGATCTGGCCAGCGAACTCAAAGGCAAGGTGCAACCGGGCGACAGCGTGTTCATCTTCGCCCGCGCCGTTTCCGGCCCACCGGCACCGCTGGCGGCCAAGCGTCTGACCGTGGCGGATCTGCCGGTGACCGTCGAACTGGGCGATGCCGATGCGATGATGCCGCAGTTGAAACTGTCGAACTTTCCTGAAGTCCAACTGGTTGCGCGCATTTCCCGAGCCGGTCAACCGACCGCCGGGGAGTGGGTGGGTCGCAGCGGCCCGCTGGCCAGCAACACCACCGCGCCGCAAACACTGACCATCGACAGCCCGGACCAATAA
- a CDS encoding LysR family transcriptional regulator: protein MDRLAAMETFVYVVETGSFSAAARRLNIGQPAVSKTIAQLEKRLAISLLLRSTRGLTPTEAGLAFFERARRAIDEANEADNAARGSASGLSGNLRISAAVTFGRLHVVPQLGPFLEQHPQLNIDLMLDDRNINLVEEGIDVALRMGPLSDSSLTARKIADCRRVVLGTPAYFSRHGEPSCPADLNQHQGIVYNLSGGATWTFTQGREQQTQNLTGRLRVSAAEGLRAAVLADQGLAIASQWMFAPELASGAVRAVMSDWGLPDQDLWAVFPTGRMVSAKARAFVDYVQELLTSGL from the coding sequence ATGGACCGCCTCGCCGCCATGGAAACCTTCGTCTACGTGGTCGAAACCGGCTCGTTTTCCGCCGCCGCCCGACGGTTGAATATCGGCCAGCCCGCCGTGTCGAAAACCATCGCTCAACTGGAAAAACGCCTGGCGATCAGCCTGCTGCTGCGCTCGACTCGCGGCCTGACGCCGACCGAGGCGGGGCTGGCGTTTTTCGAACGGGCCAGACGCGCCATCGACGAAGCCAACGAAGCCGATAACGCCGCCCGTGGCAGCGCCAGCGGTTTAAGCGGCAACTTGCGGATCAGCGCTGCCGTGACTTTCGGACGCCTGCACGTCGTGCCGCAGTTGGGGCCGTTTCTCGAGCAGCATCCGCAATTGAACATCGACCTGATGCTCGATGACCGCAACATCAATCTGGTCGAAGAAGGCATCGACGTCGCCCTGCGCATGGGCCCGCTCAGCGACTCCAGCCTCACCGCGCGCAAGATCGCCGACTGCCGCCGCGTGGTGCTCGGCACCCCGGCCTACTTCTCCCGCCACGGCGAGCCGAGCTGCCCTGCCGATTTGAATCAGCACCAAGGCATCGTCTACAACCTCAGCGGCGGTGCCACCTGGACCTTCACCCAAGGCCGCGAACAGCAGACGCAAAACCTGACCGGCCGCCTGCGTGTCAGCGCCGCCGAGGGTTTGCGCGCAGCCGTGCTGGCCGATCAGGGCCTGGCCATCGCCTCGCAATGGATGTTCGCCCCGGAGCTGGCAAGCGGTGCGGTCAGGGCGGTGATGAGCGATTGGGGATTGCCGGATCAGGACCTGTGGGCAGTGTTTCCCACGGGGCGGATGGTCAGTGCGAAGGCGCGGGCGTTTGTGGATTATGTGCAGGAGTTGTTGACCAGCGGATTGTGA
- a CDS encoding type II toxin-antitoxin system HicA family toxin — MQSRLLIKELEEAGWTLDRVTGSHHIFTHRYNPYTIPVPHPKKDLPLGTVKSIRRRAGLHHPPASNKGDP, encoded by the coding sequence GTGCAAAGCAGGCTATTGATCAAGGAGCTGGAGGAGGCAGGCTGGACGCTGGATCGAGTCACCGGCAGTCATCACATCTTCACTCACCGTTACAACCCTTACACCATTCCCGTTCCCCACCCGAAAAAGGATTTACCGTTGGGGACGGTCAAAAGCATCAGGAGGCGTGCCGGGTTGCACCACCCGCCAGCCAGCAACAAGGGAGATCCATAA
- a CDS encoding type II toxin-antitoxin system HicB family antitoxin, with amino-acid sequence MQYPICIEWGDDNTAIGIQIPDIPGAVTAGDTFEDAYNAAVEIAHIMLQEIAADGESIPMPTSAAAHRNNPEFADMGWGMLELDISPYMGKTEKVNVTLPGYVIQRIDRYVREHNVKSRSSFLADAAMEKLVRY; translated from the coding sequence ATGCAATATCCGATCTGCATCGAATGGGGTGACGACAACACCGCCATCGGTATTCAGATACCTGACATTCCCGGCGCCGTCACGGCTGGGGATACCTTCGAGGACGCCTACAACGCAGCCGTTGAAATTGCTCACATCATGCTGCAGGAGATAGCGGCGGACGGGGAATCGATTCCCATGCCGACGTCGGCAGCGGCCCATCGCAATAATCCGGAGTTTGCCGATATGGGCTGGGGGATGCTCGAGCTGGATATCTCGCCGTACATGGGCAAGACCGAGAAGGTCAACGTGACGTTGCCAGGTTATGTGATCCAGCGCATCGATCGTTATGTGCGTGAACACAATGTCAAAAGCCGCTCTTCGTTTCTGGCGGATGCGGCGATGGAGAAACTGGTTCGCTATTAA